DNA sequence from the Streptomyces canus genome:
CCGACTCCACCTCAGCCGGCGCACCGTTGAAACGCATCTGTCCTCGGTCTACCGCAAGCTGTCGGTACCTTCCCGCTCGGCGCTGACGCGCCTCATCACCCGCGTCGGGCTGGGAGTCGGCTCGTGAGTGGTCCGGTACGCCGTGTACCCACACGGACCGCAGCGGAAGGCCGCGGCGCGGGCTTCACACGATGGTCGACGGCCACGGCAGCAGATCTCCTTGTCCGAGGCCCGGCGAACGGCCCGTCGGCCACGGCGAGCCAGGAGGGTCAGCCGGTTCTTTCGGTTCCTTGACCTGGTGGGGCGGTGGGCAGTGCCACGAAGGCACCCACGATGGTCGGCGGGCGTACGGCCCGCGATCGCCCAGCGGGGACAGCCGTACGGGCCTGGCCTGGGCACCTTCCGTTGGGTCGTCGAGCGGACGATCTCCTGGCTGCACGGCTTCCGCCGCCTGCGTGTCCGCTGGGAACGCGACGACATCCGCGAGGCGTTCCTCGGGCTCGTCGTCTGCCTGATCACCTACCGGCACGTTCAGGGCCCTGACAGAGCCGCCGCCGCATGGCAGGCCTCTGCGGAACTGGCCGACACGAGAGTGACCTCGTGCCACACCTTCCCTCCTGACCTGCGAATCGGTGATGGCTCTGCGGCTGCCGCTCCCGTGCGGCGCGCTGGATCGCCGTGGTTTCCCGGACGCGCCGCCGTCGGCGGTTACTGGAACAGGTGGTCAAGGTAGTAGTCGATGGCAGCGGTGGCTTGTTCGGGGGTACGCAGGCCCAGGACGACAGGTGGACCCTGCGAGTCGGCGAGGCCGAAGAGCAGTTCCGCTTCTCTGTCGGGGTCGCGGTCCGGCGCGATGTCGCCGGCTTCCTGGGCCGTGCGGACGAGGTCGGCGAGGAGCTGGTAGAGGCGGGGCAGCCCGTCGACGTAGAGGGCTCGCAGGGTGGGGTTCGCCAGCATGCGGATGAGGTACGCGACGCCGACGAGCCACTCGCGGCGGCGCCGATCGTCCCTGGGAATCGTTTCCAGCAGCACCCAGCGCAGCGCCTCCCGGGGGGTGGGCTCGCCCCCGGGCCATGCCTGCTCGTTCCACCGCTGCTGGACCAGCCAGTCCTGGTACTCGATCGCATAGGCGAGCAGGGCGTCCTTGTTGGCGAAGTAGTGCTGGATGCGCCCGGTTGAGACGCCCGCCTGTGCCGCCACGGCCCGCACGGAGATCGCTTCCAGGCCATGATCGGCGACGATGTCCAGCAGCGCCTCGGCGATCTGGTCCCGGCGGGCCTTGTGGTCTACCTGTCGTGGCACGTCGA
Encoded proteins:
- a CDS encoding TetR/AcrR family transcriptional regulator, whose protein sequence is MPRQVDHKARRDQIAEALLDIVADHGLEAISVRAVAAQAGVSTGRIQHYFANKDALLAYAIEYQDWLVQQRWNEQAWPGGEPTPREALRWVLLETIPRDDRRRREWLVGVAYLIRMLANPTLRALYVDGLPRLYQLLADLVRTAQEAGDIAPDRDPDREAELLFGLADSQGPPVVLGLRTPEQATAAIDYYLDHLFQ